In Streptomyces rapamycinicus NRRL 5491, the genomic stretch AGGAGAGAGTCGTCGGGGCGGTCAGCGCCGGGTCGGCGGTGAGGATCCGCTGGTGCAGATCTTGCAGTGCCGGACTCGGGTCGGTGCCCAGTTCCGCTGCCAGTCGACACCGGATTTCCTGGTAGTGGTGCAGGGCCTGGGCAGGGCGGCCGCTGCGATACAGGGCGACCATGAATTGCCCGGCCAGACGCTCGTCCAGCGGATGCGCCGCCGAGCGGGTGGGCAGCTCGGCCAGCAACCCGGTGTGGCGGCCCATGCGGAGCTGGATGTCGGTGTGGTCCAGCTCCGCGGCGGTCCGCTCCCGCTCCAGGACCTCACGAAGAGTGGTGAACCACGGGGTGTCCAGGGCGGTGAAGGCCCTCCCCCGCCACAACCCCAGCGCTTGGGCGAACAGTGCCGAGGCACGCTCGTCCTCGTCGGCGGCGCGGGCCTGCCCGACCAGTCGGCGGAAGCGGTGCAGATCCACTGCCGTCTCCTCCACCGAGAGGACGTAACCGCCCGACCGCCGGACGATGCTCACCTGTTCGGCGGCGGGAGCCAGCGCCTGGCGGAGACGGGAAAGGTAGCTGTACAACGTCCCCTGAACGCGTCGCGGAGGACGCTCTCCCCACACCCGGTCGACGAGCTGGTCAACCTCCACCACGTGATTGGCCTCGACCAGCAATGCGACGAGTACGCACTGCTGCCGGGCATGTCCCAGGTTTACCTCTGTGCCGTCGACACGTACTTCGACACTGCCCAATAAGCCGAATGACACCATCGATTCTTCCCCCCGTTGTCGCATCCCCTGCAACCTTCATAGCCGCTGTGGCCGGGCGATTCAAGGTTCGTCCAAGTCTGCCCACGGCCCTCCGAGCACATTGGTTTCCGCGGTGGACAGGGAGATCGACATGGAATTCCTGATCCTTCCGGATCACAGGACCGACTAGCTGCCCACCGTTCGGAGTCTTCTCGATCAGAGGGGGTAGGTGGCGTTCGTTCCACCCGATCAACGCCGCCCTCCCCCTACGGCCAGGAGAGACACGTGCCCAGAGCGCTCGTCACCGGGATCGCCGCAACCGCCGTCGCCACCGTCCTGCTCACGGGCTCCGGAGTCGTGAGCGCCACGGCCACCGCGCCACGCGAACCGCATGCCACCGATGTCCATCGGGTCCGCATCCAGGACGACTTCGACTCGCTCGGCCCCGAGGTCCGGGCGCTGAAACTCGATTCAGGCCGCACCGCCCACTACATCGACGACGGCCCCCGGGACGGAAAGGCGGTGCTCTACATCGGCGGCACCGGCACCAGCGCGCGGGTGGCCCATATGACGGACTTCCTGCGCAGCACCCGGGAGTCCCTCGGGCTGCGGCTGATATCGGTCGAGCGCAACGGCTTCGGGGACACCGAGTTCGACAAGAGCCTGGGGGAGGCGGACTTCGCGAAGGACGCGCTCCAGGTGCTGGACCGCGTCGGAGTGCGCAAGGTGAGTGTGATCGCCATCTCGGGCGGCGGTCCGTACGCCGCCGAGCTGGCGTCCCTTGCCCCGGACCGCGTGCAGTCACTGCACCTGGCCGCCGCCCTGCCGCCGTACGGCGCCCAGCCTTCGTACTGCTCGATGTCCGACGAGGAGCTGGGCAAGTCCCTGGAGAAGCAGATCGCCGACCCCCGGGTCTGGTGGGCGCTCCCGGACGACAGCCCGACCAAGCGCATCCCCGGCTTCGCCGACACCGCCTTCGAGGACGGCGCCCGCACCTACAACCAGCGCGGCCAGAAGGCGGACCCCGCGCCTCAGGTGCATGAGCAGAAGCTCTACTGCCAACGGCCCGGCCCCGATCTGTCGAAGCTGACGGCCCCCGTCACCATCTACAGCGGGAAGAAGGA encodes the following:
- a CDS encoding alpha/beta fold hydrolase, translating into MPRALVTGIAATAVATVLLTGSGVVSATATAPREPHATDVHRVRIQDDFDSLGPEVRALKLDSGRTAHYIDDGPRDGKAVLYIGGTGTSARVAHMTDFLRSTRESLGLRLISVERNGFGDTEFDKSLGEADFAKDALQVLDRVGVRKVSVIAISGGGPYAAELASLAPDRVQSLHLAAALPPYGAQPSYCSMSDEELGKSLEKQIADPRVWWALPDDSPTKRIPGFADTAFEDGARTYNQRGQKADPAPQVHEQKLYCQRPGPDLSKLTAPVTIYSGKKDTTVPPSTIDTWKEHLPGKPAVRSYADTGHDVQYRHWDQILVDLAGHTDRTVICYRGHSTMPPARIADPLVEKGRATLGSCAWQKSGGDGPVG